A stretch of DNA from Candidatus Pantoea bituminis:
TAGCGTGCAACCCATGTTTAACATCAAGCGCAGGGATAATGCCGGTGATGTGCCAGGATTCGCATCGCTTGCCAGCGCCATCGGCACGCCATAATGGCGGAACAGTTCAACCGGCGGACGCTGAGTTTCACGCAGCAGGTAAAACGCGCCCGGCAGCAACACCGCAACCGTTCCATGCTGCGCCATGGCTTTAACATCATCTTCCGTGGCGTATTCCAGGTGATCGGCAGAAAGCGCGTCGTAACGCGCTGCCAGTGCGGCACCGCCTAGCGATGAAAGCTGTTCTGCGTGTAACTTAACCGGCAAGCCCAACGCTGTTGCCTGATCAAACACACGCGCCACCTGTGCAGGCGACAAAGCCAGATGTTCGCAAAAAGCATCGACCGCATCCGCCAGCCCTTTCGCTTTTACCTGCGGCAATAGCTGATTGCAGATGACATCAATCCAGCCGTCGGGATTGTGTTTGAATTCTGGCGGGAAACCGTGGGCGGCTAAACAGGTCGCGAGCACATCCGCTGGCACGCTTTCGCTTAACTCACGAATCGCCCGTAACATGCGCAGCTCACTCTCTTCATCCAGACCATAACCCGATTTGATTTCAACCGTAGTCACGCCTTCTGCCAGTAAGCGATCCAGTCGCCAGCGCGCAGAAGCCACTAACTCCTGCTGGCTGGCCGCGCGCGTGGCACGCACGGTAGAGAGAATACCACCGCCCTGCGCAGCAATCTCAGCGTAGCTAACGTTATTTAATCGCTGCTCAAACTCCTGGCTGCGATTGCCGCCAAACACCAAATGGGTGTGACAATCCACCAAACCCGGCGTGATGATGCCACCCGAAAGTTGATGCTGCTCACGCGCGTGAAACGCCGGCATCGTTTCACGCGGCCCTACCCAGTGCAGCTTCCCGGCTTTTACCGCCAGTGCGCCATCTTCGATGATCTGGTACTTACCGCCCTGCATAGTCACCAGATCAGCCCCTAGCCACAGGCTGTCTATTGATAAGTCATCTGCTGTTGTCACCTCATCGCTCCTGAGATTTACACTGCGCATCAAAGTATGTATATGTATATACAACCACATCCGTTGAGGATCAACCATGGCGACTTTTTTGCCTCCCGCGCGCTGCTTACTGAAGGCTGGCGCAGGCAGGTGCGTATTTCAGTCAATCAGGCTGGATTCATTGAATCAATCATCCCCGACAGTCAGGCACAAGAGGCGATGCCCCTGCATGGCGACGTGATCCCCGCGATGGCAAACCTGCATTCACATGCGTTTCAACGTGCGATGGCGGGATTAGCAGAAGTCGCTGGCGATCCTCAAGACAGCTTCTGGACCTGGCGCGATCTGATGTACCGCATGGTGCAGCGCCTGACGCCCGAACAGGTTGGCGACATTGCCGCGCTGCTTTACATCGACATGCTGAAAGGCGGCTACAGCCAGGTCGCTGAATTCCACTATCTGCACCACGACCCGCATGGCGCGCCCTATCCTGATGATGCGATGTTACAGCAGCTGATTCACGCAGCCGAGACGGCTGGCATCGGTCAAACGCTGCTGCCGGTGCTTTACAGCTACAGCGGTTTTGGTGCGCAGCCACCTTCAGACGGGCAAAAACGTTTTATTCAGCAAACCGATCGCTATCTGCAGCAGCAGGCTTGGTTGCACAGCAACCTGCGCAATAAGCCGCTGCACAATCAAGGTCTCTGTTTTCATTCGTTGCGGGCGGTGAGCGAAGCGCAGATGCGCGAGGTGCTGGCAACCAGCGACGCCGCTTTGCCGGTGCACATTCACGTCTCTGAGCAGGAAAAAGAGGTCAATGACAGTCTGGCGTGGAGCAGCGAGCGCCCGGTGGCCTGGCTGATGAACCGCTTTGAGATTGATGCGCGCTGGTGCCTGATCCACGCTACACATCTGGATGAGCAAGAAATTCGCCGACTCGCAGCCAGCGGTGCGGTAGCGGGTTTGTGCCCAACAACAGAAGCTAATCTGGGTGATGGCATTTTTCCCGCCGTTGATTACATCGCGCAGGGCGGACGCTGGGGCATCGGTTCCGACAGCCACGTTTCGCTCAGCGCCCAGGAAGAGTTGCGCTGGCTGGAATATGGGCAGCGTCTGCGTGACCGCCGACGCAATCGCATCACCACGCCTCATCAAGCTTCGGTGGGCGATCTGTTATGGCAACAGGCGGCGCAAGGTGGCGCGCAGGCGTGCGGCATTCGCAGCGGTGGACTCGCCGTGGGGCAGCGCGCCGACTGGCTGGTGCTCAAGGATGATGCCTGGTTTAGCCATATTGACGATCGCGCCCTGCTCAATCGCTGGCTGTTTGCCGGACAGCGCGATCAGATTCGTGAGGTGTATGTTGCGGGCAATGCCGTTATCCAGGACGGTCATCATGCCGCAGAAGAAGCCTGCACCGCGCGGTTCAAACAGACCATGGCGGCACTACGATGAAGCGCTTTTCCTATGCTGATTTACCGGTTAGCCGCTGGCGCAACGGCGGCGGCGAAACGCGCGAGATCGTCAGCTTTCCGCTTGGTGAAGCGCAGTTCGGCTGGCGCGCCAGTATCGCCACCCTTGCCGCGGACGGGGATTTTTCACTGTTTCCAGGGGTGGATCGGGTTATCACGCTGCTGCACGGTGATGACGTCTTGCTGAGTACCCCGACTTTGCAGCATCGCCTGATCCCCCATCAACCCTGGGCTTTCCCTGGTGAGTGGGCACTGCAAGCCAGCCTTAAAGGGGGCGCCAGTGAAGATTTCAATATCATGACGCGGCGTGATGTCTGGCAATCTTCAGTTGCGGTGGTGACAAAACAGGCTGGCAGTGAAAACGGTGTGGCGTGGGTGTTATGCGGAGAATGGCAGCTGGCGAACGGAGAAACACTTTCTCGCCAGCAGGGCGTCTGGTGGATGGATGAAACGCTGCAGCTGACGCCTTTAGGCGATGATGCGCAGCTGCTGTTTACCCGCCTCAGCCGTGTCCTTTGAATCGGCCCAGCAGCTTGTAGCGTGAACCCGGATACAGTAAACGCGCATAGGTGACGATTTTGGTATCGCTCCACGTCTGGCGACGGATCAGCAAGCAAGGTTCGTGCTCATCCAACGCCAGATGTTTACGCTGACGCGCATCCGGCAATACCGCTTCAACAATGTGTTCGCCCGCCGTCAGTGGCGCGACGCGCATCAAATAGGTGTAAGGCGTAAAGGTATGGTAATCCTGCGTCAGGTAATCCGGTGCCACGAGCGGATTGACCAGGCGATCTTCCAGCTGAACCGGCAGCTCATTTTCATAATGAACAATCAGCGAATGGTAAAGGGTTTGCCCGGTGCTTAGCCCTAAAACGGCGGCCTGCTCAGGATCGGCTTTGTTCTGACCGATGGCGAGGATTTTACAGCTGTGCAGATTCCCACGCTGGGCGATTTCATCGGCGATGTTATGCACTTCCAGCATCGCGGTGTAACCTTTCATCTCCGCGACAAAGGTTCCCACGCCTTGCATTCGCACTAAAAAACCTTCGCCAGTCAGCTCACGCAGCGCGCGATTGATGGTCATGCGGCTGACGCCCAACTCATTCACCAACTCGCTTTCTGACGGCACGCGCTGATTCGCTTTCCAGTGCCCTTCACGAATCTGACTCACGATTGCCTGTTTAACGCGCTGATAAATCGGTGCGGGTTCATCACTCATGGCCGCAGCCAGTTGTGCTATCGCCGTATGCTCGACCATTTGCTGTTCCTTATCCTGATAATACCCCGAGTTTACTGTCTCAACCTGCAAATGTATATACATCCATATCAGGTAGATGCACGTTGGTAGTGCAGCTGGCGCATCGTTGCAGTGCAAACCCTTTCGGTAAAAACAGCGCAACCACAGATGACAACAAGCATGAATTTTGTGATCGGTTTGGCACAGCCCTTGCTAATTGTATATACAAGGATAGACAAGATTAAACCCATATGCTTCACTCGAATAAATCCGCGGGGTCAATGCGCTTAACAGCGGCTAACAGCCCCAGCAAACGTGTATAGACAGGAGTAGGTTATGTCAGGCTCTTCTCAGCATTTGCGCCTGGTTCCAGGCGAGGTGGATCTCGCTACGTTACGCGCAATCTATCAAGGCGGTGTTTCGCTTAGTCTTGATGACCAGGCACGTAACGCCATCGTGCAGGCACAGCAAACCGTTGACGCCATCGTCGCCTCTGGCAACGTGGTTTATGGCATTAATACCGGATTTGGCAAGCTGGCACAGACGCAAATTCCCACGTCACGTCTGGCCGATCTGCAACGCAATCTGGTGCTGTCACACAGTGTCGGCTTGGGCAATTTGCTACCGGATAACGTAACGCGCCTGATTTTGGCTACCAAGATCGTAAGCCTGGCGCGTGGACATTCTGGCGTGCGTATCGAACTGGTTGATGCGCTACTGGCTTTGTTCAACGCGGGCATCATGCCTTGCATCCCCGAAAAAGGCTCGGTTGGTGCGTCTGGCGATCTGGCTCCGCTGGCGCACATGTCGCTGATGTTATTAGGTGAAGGTCAGGTCCGTGTTAACGGTGAGCTGATTTCTGCCGTTGATGGCCTGGCCAAAGTGGGATTAACCCCCATCGTACTGGGCCCCAAAGAGGGCTTGGCGCTGCTCAACGGCACGCAGGTCTCTACCGCATTGGCGCTGCGGGGATTATTCGAAGCAGAAAATCTGTTCGCAGCGGGACTCATGGCGGGCGCGCTGTCGCTGGAAGCGATCAAGGGATCGCTGAAGCCCTACGATGCACGCATTCATCAGGCACGCGGTCAGCAAGGTCAAATTGCGGTTGCCGCCGCAGTGACGTCGTTGATTGAAGGCAGTGAAATTCTGGGTTCGCACGCTAACTGCGGTCGCGTACAGGATCCTTATTCTATTCGCTGCGTACCCCAAGTGATGGGCGCATGTCTGGATAACCTGAGCCACGCCGCACGCGTCCTGCAAATTGAAGCCAACGCCGCATCAGACAACCCGCTGGTGTTCAGCGAGTCCGGTGACGTCATTTCCGGCGGTAATTTTCATGCTGAACCGGTGGCCTTCGCGGCTGACATTCTCGCCCTGGCAATCGCTGAAGTGGGCGCTATTTCTGAACGCCGTATGGCGCTGCTGCTCGACACTGGTTTATCCGGCTTACCGCCCTTTTTGGTGCGCGACGGCGGTGTGAACTCGGGCTTTATGATCGCGCAGGTGACAGCGGCAGCGCTGGCATCTGAGAACAAATCCCTGGCGCATCCGGGCAGCGTTGACAGCCTGCCAACTTCCGCTAATCAGGAAGATCACGTTTCAATGGCGACTTACGCCGCACGCCGTCTGGGCGACATGTGCTTTAACACCGCTGCGGTCGTCGGTATTGAAGCGATGGCGGCAGCACAAGGCATTGAATTCCATCGTCCGCTGCAAAGTTCGGCCTTAATCGAGCAGGAAATCAGCACCATTCGCGAGCAAGTGGCTTTCCTTGAGGAAGATCGCCTGCTGGCACCTGACATCGACGCCATGCGTCAGTGGGCAAGTCGCACCGCCTGGCCTCAATCCTTGACTGCGCTGCTGCCGAGTATGCGCGCTGTAACGTCTGCTGAATAAGGAACCTGTAATGAGCGAAACCCTGTCTCAGGCCGTAGCACGCGAAGTGCGTGCACCACACGGTAACGAACTGCATTGCGCTAACTGGCTGATTGAAGCGGCTTACCGCATGATCCAGAACAACCTCGATCCCGACGTCGCCGAGCGCCCCGAAGATTTAGTGGTATACGGTGGCATCGGTAAAGCGGCGCGCAACTGGGAATGCTTCGAGCAGATCCTGCGTTCTTTAGAAGTGTTAAAACCTGATGAAACGCTGCTGATTCAATCGGGTAAGCCGGTCGGTGTGTTTCGTACTCACGCCGATGCGCCGCGCGTCCTGCTGGCAAACTCGAATTTGGTTCCGCATTGGGCTAACTGGGATCACTTCCACGAACTGGATAAAGCCGGGTTGATGATGTACGGCCAGATGACAGCCGGCTCATGGATCTACATTGGTGCCCAGGGCATCGTGCAAGGCACTTACGAAACGTTTGTTGAAGCGGGTCGCCAGCACTACGACAACGACCTCAGCGGACGCTGGATTTTGACCGCAGGCTTAGGCGGTATGGGCGGCGCACAACCGTTAGCAGGTGTCTTAGCGGGCGCCTGTGTGCTAGCGATTGAGTGTCAGGAATCACGTATCGATTTCCGTCTGCGCACCCGCTATGTCGATCACAAAGCCACCTCGCTGGATGAAGCATTAGCGCTGATTGCAGAAGCGACCCAAGCGAAAAAGCCATTTCCGTGGGTTTGCTGGGTAACGCGGCAGAGATTTTACCAGAGCTGGTGAAACGCGCTAAAGCGGGCGGCCCACGCCCCGATATCGTCACCGATCAAACCTCAGCGCATGACCCGCTTAATGGTTATCTGCCGATTGATTGGGATCTGGCGCGCTGGCAGCAGGAGAAATCCAGCAATCCCAAGGCAGTAGAAAAAGCGGCGCGCGCATCAATGGCGGTGCACGTACAGGCGATGCTCGACTTCTGTCATATGGGCATTCCCACCGTTGATTACGGCAACAATATTCGTCAGGTCGCGCTGGATGAAGGCGTGAAAAATGCGTTTGATTTCCCAGGTTTTGTACCGGCTTATATTCGCCCACTCTTCTGCGAAGGCAAAGGCCCGTTCCGCTGGGTTGCGCTTTCGGGCGATCCAGAAGATATCTACAAAACTGACGCCAAACTGAAAGAGCTATTCCCACAGCATGCCAGCCTGCATCGCTGGTTGGATATGGCGCAGGAACGTATCGCCTTCCAGGGTTTGCCTGCACGTATTTGCTGGTTAGGCTTGGGCGAACGTCATCGTGCCGGGCTGGCTTTTAATGAAATGGTGCGCAACGGTGAGCTCAAAGCGCCGGTGGTGATTGGGCGCGATCATCTGGACTGCGGCTCTGTTGCCTCGCCAAACCGTGAAACCGAGGCGATGAAAGATGGTTCCGACGCCGTTTCTGACTGGCCGCTGCTCAACGCGCTGTTAAACACGGCGGGCGGCGCTACCTGGGTCAGCCTCCACCATGGCGGCGGTGTGGGCATGGGCTTCTCACAGCATGCGGGCGTGGTCATTGTCTGTGATGGCAGCGAAGCCGCCGATGCACGTCTGAGTCGCGTATTGTGGAATGATCCTGCCACCGGTGTGATGCGCCATGCTGATGCAGGCTATGAGCAAGCGCAAGCCTGTGCTAAGGCGCATGAGCTGAATCTGCCGATGCAGAAGTAAAGAAGTGCGTGGTCGTTTGGCCCCCACCTCGCTCCTCTTGAGTGCGAGGTCGTTTGGCCCCCACCTCAATCCTCTTGAGTGCGAGGTCGTTTGGCCCCCACCTCAATCCTCCCCCATACATGGGGGAGGAAGATGCTGCAATATGCGAGTAGTAAAGCTGCCTGTGGCAGCGTCTCCTTCTCCCGCTTCACGGGGCGAGGCTGGGATGGGGGACCGCGCGCGCTTCACTTTCTGCGCGCCTACGCTGACTCAAACCCATCGCACTTCCTTATTACTTATTCCATTTTGATTTAGCCTATAGCCAAAATTCCCTGTTTCGGCAATAGACGTGCGCTCGCCAGACCTCTAAAGTGAAATCTTCTCAATCCGTAAGGAGCGCGTTTCTGCATGACCCTTTCCCCTGCTCTGCTTGAAGATGCCCTGCGCTGGCGCCACCAGTTTCATCAGGAACCTGAACTCGGCTATCAGGAGCACAAAACCAGTGATGTTGTCGCTCAACAGCTCGAACTGGCTGGCCTGCACGTTTTTCGTGGGTTAGCGGGAACGGCAGTGATTGGCACGCTGGAAAACGGTGCAGGTCCGGTAATTGGCTTACGTGCAGATATGGACGCCCTGCCTATCACCGAAAAAGGTGATGTTGCGTGGCGCTCTGCGCAACCTGGCGTCATGCACGCCTGTGGACACGATGGCCACACCGCCATTCTGCTTGCTGCCGCAAAACAACTGGCCGCAACGCGTCAGTTCAGCGGCACGGTGCACTTCATCTTTCAGCCTGCTGAAGAGAACCTTGGCGGCGCGCGGAAAATGGTAGAAGAAGGTCTGTTCCAGCGCTTTCCGATGGATGCGGTTTATGCCATGCACAACTGGCCAGGCATGCCGCTGGGCACGTTGGCGGTGAATCCTGGCGCAATGATGGCTTCGCTTGACTCCTTTGAAATCACTCTGAATGGCAAAAGTTGCCACGCGGCAATGCCAGAAAGTGGTGCCGATCCGATGGTGGTCGCTGCAGAATTGATTTTAGCGTTACAGACAATTCCCTCACGCCGCCTGTCGCCGCTGGCCTCTGCGGTAGTGAGCGTGACGCAAATCCACGGTGGCGAGGCAATCAACGTGATTCCCGAACAGATAAAGCTGCGCGGCACGGTGCGGTGTCTGCAAACCGACGTGCGCGATCGGGTACGTCAGTTAATTGAAGATTTTGTGAGTACGCTGCCGAAACCGTTTGGCGTCTGCGGAGAAATCGATTGGTTACCCGGTTATCCGGTAACGGCCAATCACGCAGAGCCGGCGGAACAGGTGCGCGCAGTGGCGCTGAACACGTTTGGCGAAGAGAATGTCAAATGGCAGGTTAATCCTTCCATGGCATCAGAAGATTTTGCCTGCATGATGGAAGC
This window harbors:
- the hutI gene encoding imidazolonepropionase — encoded protein: MQGGKYQIIEDGALAVKAGKLHWVGPRETMPAFHAREQHQLSGGIITPGLVDCHTHLVFGGNRSQEFEQRLNNVSYAEIAAQGGGILSTVRATRAASQQELVASARWRLDRLLAEGVTTVEIKSGYGLDEESELRMLRAIRELSESVPADVLATCLAAHGFPPEFKHNPDGWIDVICNQLLPQVKAKGLADAVDAFCEHLALSPAQVARVFDQATALGLPVKLHAEQLSSLGGAALAARYDALSADHLEYATEDDVKAMAQHGTVAVLLPGAFYLLRETQRPPVELFRHYGVPMALASDANPGTSPALSLRLMLNMGCTLFGMTPEEALAGVTIWGAKALGLEQTHGTLEAGKVASFVHWPLARPAELVYWLGGELPCKVIYRGEAQ
- a CDS encoding formimidoylglutamate deiminase, with amino-acid sequence MYIQPHPLRINHGDFFASRALLTEGWRRQVRISVNQAGFIESIIPDSQAQEAMPLHGDVIPAMANLHSHAFQRAMAGLAEVAGDPQDSFWTWRDLMYRMVQRLTPEQVGDIAALLYIDMLKGGYSQVAEFHYLHHDPHGAPYPDDAMLQQLIHAAETAGIGQTLLPVLYSYSGFGAQPPSDGQKRFIQQTDRYLQQQAWLHSNLRNKPLHNQGLCFHSLRAVSEAQMREVLATSDAALPVHIHVSEQEKEVNDSLAWSSERPVAWLMNRFEIDARWCLIHATHLDEQEIRRLAASGAVAGLCPTTEANLGDGIFPAVDYIAQGGRWGIGSDSHVSLSAQEELRWLEYGQRLRDRRRNRITTPHQASVGDLLWQQAAQGGAQACGIRSGGLAVGQRADWLVLKDDAWFSHIDDRALLNRWLFAGQRDQIREVYVAGNAVIQDGHHAAEEACTARFKQTMAALR
- a CDS encoding HutD/Ves family protein gives rise to the protein MKRFSYADLPVSRWRNGGGETREIVSFPLGEAQFGWRASIATLAADGDFSLFPGVDRVITLLHGDDVLLSTPTLQHRLIPHQPWAFPGEWALQASLKGGASEDFNIMTRRDVWQSSVAVVTKQAGSENGVAWVLCGEWQLANGETLSRQQGVWWMDETLQLTPLGDDAQLLFTRLSRVL
- the hutC gene encoding histidine utilization repressor, which translates into the protein MVEHTAIAQLAAAMSDEPAPIYQRVKQAIVSQIREGHWKANQRVPSESELVNELGVSRMTINRALRELTGEGFLVRMQGVGTFVAEMKGYTAMLEVHNIADEIAQRGNLHSCKILAIGQNKADPEQAAVLGLSTGQTLYHSLIVHYENELPVQLEDRLVNPLVAPDYLTQDYHTFTPYTYLMRVAPLTAGEHIVEAVLPDARQRKHLALDEHEPCLLIRRQTWSDTKIVTYARLLYPGSRYKLLGRFKGHG
- the hutH gene encoding histidine ammonia-lyase, producing MSGSSQHLRLVPGEVDLATLRAIYQGGVSLSLDDQARNAIVQAQQTVDAIVASGNVVYGINTGFGKLAQTQIPTSRLADLQRNLVLSHSVGLGNLLPDNVTRLILATKIVSLARGHSGVRIELVDALLALFNAGIMPCIPEKGSVGASGDLAPLAHMSLMLLGEGQVRVNGELISAVDGLAKVGLTPIVLGPKEGLALLNGTQVSTALALRGLFEAENLFAAGLMAGALSLEAIKGSLKPYDARIHQARGQQGQIAVAAAVTSLIEGSEILGSHANCGRVQDPYSIRCVPQVMGACLDNLSHAARVLQIEANAASDNPLVFSESGDVISGGNFHAEPVAFAADILALAIAEVGAISERRMALLLDTGLSGLPPFLVRDGGVNSGFMIAQVTAAALASENKSLAHPGSVDSLPTSANQEDHVSMATYAARRLGDMCFNTAAVVGIEAMAAAQGIEFHRPLQSSALIEQEISTIREQVAFLEEDRLLAPDIDAMRQWASRTAWPQSLTALLPSMRAVTSAE
- a CDS encoding M20 aminoacylase family protein, with translation MTLSPALLEDALRWRHQFHQEPELGYQEHKTSDVVAQQLELAGLHVFRGLAGTAVIGTLENGAGPVIGLRADMDALPITEKGDVAWRSAQPGVMHACGHDGHTAILLAAAKQLAATRQFSGTVHFIFQPAEENLGGARKMVEEGLFQRFPMDAVYAMHNWPGMPLGTLAVNPGAMMASLDSFEITLNGKSCHAAMPESGADPMVVAAELILALQTIPSRRLSPLASAVVSVTQIHGGEAINVIPEQIKLRGTVRCLQTDVRDRVRQLIEDFVSTLPKPFGVCGEIDWLPGYPVTANHAEPAEQVRAVALNTFGEENVKWQVNPSMASEDFACMMEACPGAYFWLGVDGETPSAPLHNARYDFNDALIPLGVEFWQNLVEQALPKA